Proteins from a genomic interval of Chryseobacterium indologenes:
- a CDS encoding cellulase family glycosylhydrolase has product MKKTILFSALLLSQFGTSQLLKTDGQRIINDKGENIQLRGLGLGGWMLQEGYMLKTADFAGPQYKIKEKIAELIGEDGMQEFYKAYLKNGVTKQDIDFLAKAGFNSIRLPMHYNLYTLPIEKEPVKGKDTWLEEGFTMTDDLLRWCKDNKIYLILDLHAAPGGQGNDANISDNDKTKPSLWESAENQRKTVALWKKLADRYKNEPWMGGYDIINEPNINFTGKNPNGTDEMSNAPLWKLQKDITTAIREVDQKHIIFIEGNGWGNNYNGLIPIWDKNMAFSFHKYWNYNDDQTIQFALDLREKHNMPIWLGETGENSNVWFTELIQLLDKHNIGYAFWPMKKIDNIAGITNVKTTPEYEKLLEYWKNGGEKPSKDSAKKALMQIAENYRLNNTEVKNDVIDAMFRQTNDSATRPFKNHSAPGRIFASEYDLGRMGSAYLDKDFINLWVSDPAKRSEWNSGQQMRNDGVDIYLCSDKITNQYYVGKTEAGEWMQYTIRSNAEKNYRVEIRYSSIKPAKIRLEDAAGKILAVVPLQATGKNENWATAVVQNIRLKKGENKLRVHFEDDGVNLNYFEIK; this is encoded by the coding sequence ATGAAAAAAACGATCTTATTTTCCGCTTTATTATTGTCTCAATTTGGGACATCACAATTATTAAAAACTGATGGACAAAGAATTATCAATGACAAGGGTGAAAACATTCAGCTGAGAGGTCTCGGTTTAGGAGGCTGGATGCTGCAGGAAGGCTATATGCTGAAAACCGCTGATTTTGCCGGGCCACAATATAAGATTAAGGAAAAAATCGCAGAACTCATTGGTGAAGACGGAATGCAGGAATTTTATAAGGCGTATTTGAAAAACGGAGTTACCAAACAGGATATTGATTTTCTGGCTAAAGCCGGATTCAACTCGATCAGGCTTCCGATGCACTATAATCTTTATACTCTTCCTATTGAAAAAGAACCTGTGAAAGGTAAAGATACCTGGCTGGAAGAAGGTTTTACGATGACTGATGATCTTCTCAGATGGTGTAAGGACAATAAAATCTATCTGATTCTCGACCTCCATGCTGCACCCGGAGGACAGGGAAATGATGCCAATATTTCTGATAATGATAAAACGAAGCCCTCACTCTGGGAAAGCGCTGAAAATCAAAGGAAAACGGTAGCCTTGTGGAAGAAACTGGCAGACCGCTATAAAAATGAACCATGGATGGGCGGATATGATATCATCAATGAACCCAATATCAATTTCACAGGCAAGAATCCAAACGGTACGGATGAAATGTCTAATGCCCCGCTCTGGAAATTACAGAAAGACATCACAACCGCCATTCGTGAAGTGGACCAAAAGCATATTATTTTTATCGAAGGAAACGGCTGGGGTAATAATTACAATGGCCTGATTCCGATCTGGGACAAAAACATGGCTTTCAGTTTCCATAAATACTGGAATTACAATGATGATCAAACGATACAGTTTGCTTTGGATTTAAGGGAAAAGCACAATATGCCGATATGGCTCGGTGAAACCGGTGAAAACTCTAATGTCTGGTTTACTGAACTGATCCAGTTGTTGGACAAGCATAATATCGGATATGCATTCTGGCCTATGAAAAAAATTGATAATATTGCCGGAATTACGAATGTAAAAACCACACCTGAATATGAAAAACTTTTAGAATATTGGAAAAATGGTGGTGAAAAACCTTCAAAAGACTCTGCTAAAAAAGCTTTGATGCAAATCGCAGAAAATTACAGACTGAATAACACGGAAGTCAAAAATGATGTTATTGACGCCATGTTCAGGCAAACGAATGACTCTGCAACAAGGCCGTTTAAAAATCATTCGGCTCCGGGAAGGATATTTGCTTCAGAATATGATTTGGGCAGAATGGGTTCTGCTTATCTGGACAAAGATTTCATCAATCTTTGGGTAAGTGATCCTGCCAAAAGATCAGAATGGAACTCCGGTCAGCAGATGAGAAATGACGGCGTTGATATTTACTTGTGTAGTGACAAAATTACGAACCAGTATTATGTCGGGAAAACAGAGGCCGGTGAATGGATGCAATATACCATCCGTTCCAATGCCGAAAAAAATTACAGGGTGGAGATCAGATATTCCAGTATAAAGCCAGCGAAAATAAGATTGGAAGATGCCGCCGGAAAGATACTGGCTGTGGTTCCGCTGCAAGCTACCGGAAAAAATGAAAACTGGGCGACTGCGGTTGTGCAAAATATTCGGCTTAAAAAAGGCGAGAATAAACTCAGAGTACATTTTGAGGATGATGGCGTCAATCTGAATTATTTTGAAATAAAATAG
- a CDS encoding urocanate hydratase, with the protein MTFQEQIQQGIPTQLPQPKPYETNINHAPKRKEILGEEEKKLALKNALRYFDPRFHAELIPEFKQELEDYGRIYMYRFRPDYEMKARSISDYPGKSEQAKAIMLMIQNNLDYAVAQHPHELITYGGNGAVFSNWAQYLLTMKYLSEMSDEQTLVMYSGHPMGLFPSHKEAPRVVVTNGMMIPNYSKPDDWEKFNALGVTQYGQMTAGSYMYIGPQGIVHGTTITVLNAFRKINKEPKGGLFVTSGLGGMSGAQPKAGNIAGCVTVCAEVNPKITKIRHDQKWVNEIHENLDELVKRVREAQENKETVSLAYLGNIVEVWEKFDQENLRIDIGSDQTSLHNPWAGGYYPAGQSFEESNTMMAEDPELFKEKVQETLRRHAAAINKHTQKGTYFFDYGNAFLLEASRAGADVMAGNPTLGREFKYPSYVQDIMGPMCFDYGFGPFRWVCTSGKPEDLQKTDDIACAVLEEMIKTAPEEIQQQMKDNIQWIKGAQENKLVVGSQARILYADAEGRMKIAEAFNNAIKNGEIGPVVLGRDHHDVSGTDSPYRETSNIYDGSRFTADMAIHNVIGDSFRGATWVSIHNGGGVGWGEVINGGFGMLLDGSADANRRLKSMLFWDVNNGISRRSWARNEGAIFAIKRAMEVEPNLKVTLPNLVDENLL; encoded by the coding sequence ATGACATTTCAAGAACAAATCCAACAGGGAATTCCTACTCAGCTGCCACAGCCAAAACCATATGAAACAAATATCAACCATGCTCCAAAACGTAAGGAGATTTTAGGAGAAGAAGAGAAAAAGCTCGCATTAAAAAATGCTTTACGTTATTTCGATCCTCGGTTTCATGCAGAGCTGATTCCTGAATTTAAGCAGGAACTCGAAGACTACGGAAGAATTTATATGTATCGTTTTCGTCCGGATTATGAGATGAAAGCAAGGTCTATCAGTGATTATCCGGGAAAATCTGAGCAGGCGAAAGCGATTATGCTGATGATCCAGAATAACCTGGATTATGCCGTTGCACAGCATCCTCATGAGTTGATTACCTATGGTGGAAACGGAGCCGTTTTCTCGAACTGGGCGCAATACCTGCTGACGATGAAATATTTATCGGAAATGAGTGATGAGCAGACTTTGGTAATGTATTCCGGGCATCCGATGGGGTTATTTCCTTCACACAAAGAGGCACCAAGGGTTGTTGTAACCAATGGAATGATGATCCCGAATTATTCTAAACCTGATGACTGGGAAAAATTCAACGCTCTTGGGGTGACCCAGTACGGGCAGATGACAGCAGGAAGTTATATGTATATCGGCCCGCAGGGTATTGTTCACGGGACTACCATTACAGTGTTGAATGCTTTCAGAAAGATCAACAAAGAACCGAAAGGAGGTCTTTTTGTAACATCCGGATTGGGAGGAATGAGTGGAGCACAGCCCAAAGCTGGAAATATCGCCGGTTGTGTTACCGTTTGTGCTGAAGTGAATCCAAAGATTACCAAAATCCGCCACGACCAGAAATGGGTCAATGAAATCCATGAAAATCTTGATGAATTGGTGAAAAGGGTAAGAGAAGCACAGGAAAATAAAGAAACCGTTTCTCTGGCTTATCTTGGAAATATTGTGGAGGTTTGGGAGAAATTTGATCAGGAAAACCTGAGAATAGATATCGGATCCGATCAGACTTCACTTCACAATCCTTGGGCAGGTGGTTATTATCCTGCAGGACAGAGCTTTGAAGAATCTAATACAATGATGGCTGAAGATCCTGAATTATTCAAAGAAAAAGTTCAGGAAACTTTGAGGAGACATGCTGCAGCCATCAATAAACACACTCAAAAAGGAACGTATTTCTTTGATTACGGAAATGCTTTCTTGCTGGAGGCTTCCAGAGCGGGAGCAGATGTAATGGCTGGTAATCCTACTTTAGGAAGAGAATTCAAATATCCTAGTTATGTTCAGGATATTATGGGACCTATGTGCTTCGATTACGGTTTTGGGCCGTTCCGATGGGTATGTACAAGCGGAAAACCTGAAGATCTGCAGAAAACAGATGATATTGCCTGTGCAGTACTTGAAGAGATGATCAAAACTGCTCCTGAAGAAATTCAGCAGCAGATGAAAGATAATATCCAGTGGATCAAAGGCGCCCAGGAAAATAAACTGGTGGTAGGGTCACAGGCAAGAATCCTATACGCTGATGCGGAAGGAAGAATGAAGATTGCCGAAGCTTTCAATAATGCAATCAAAAACGGAGAAATAGGACCTGTGGTTTTAGGAAGAGACCACCATGATGTTTCAGGAACGGATTCCCCTTACAGAGAAACATCCAACATTTATGACGGATCGAGATTTACCGCAGATATGGCGATTCACAACGTCATCGGCGACAGTTTCCGTGGGGCAACCTGGGTGTCCATCCATAATGGAGGAGGAGTAGGCTGGGGAGAAGTTATCAACGGAGGTTTCGGGATGTTGTTGGATGGCAGTGCTGATGCTAACCGAAGACTGAAATCGATGCTTTTCTGGGATGTCAATAACGGGATTTCCAGAAGAAGCTGGGCAAGAAACGAAGGCGCTATTTTCGCTATTAAAAGAGCGATGGAAGTGGAACCGAATCTGAAAGTGACGCTTCCCAACCTTGTAGATGAAAATTTACTGTAA
- a CDS encoding D-glycerate dehydrogenase — protein MKVFVNKMIPEIGMNLLKQAGLEVILPENENLTQEEWLQYCRSVDVILSIGNDFKYDKKFFDTCPNIKAIALYSVGFDHVDINEAVKRNIPVGNTPDVLSRATSDVAFLLMQAVARKASYNFQKVKNGNWGSFDPLHALGQELYGKTLGIFGLGRIGFEMAKKSKHAFDMNIIYHNRNRNEEAEKELGAIYVSFEELITSSDVLSIHASFTPEHKELFNEEVFKKMKSNAIFVNTARGGFQNQKDLYQALTDGTIWGAGLDVTNPEPMSSDDPMLELSNVCVLPHIGSATMEARNGMARLAAENLIAFSRGEKMPYCANPEVYSHHS, from the coding sequence ATGAAAGTTTTTGTCAATAAAATGATTCCTGAAATCGGGATGAATCTGTTGAAACAAGCAGGACTGGAAGTGATACTTCCTGAAAATGAAAATCTAACACAGGAGGAATGGCTGCAGTATTGCCGGTCTGTGGATGTGATATTAAGTATTGGAAATGATTTTAAATACGATAAAAAATTTTTTGATACCTGCCCGAATATCAAAGCGATTGCTCTGTATTCTGTAGGTTTTGACCATGTTGATATTAATGAGGCTGTAAAGAGAAATATCCCGGTTGGGAATACTCCTGATGTGCTGAGCAGAGCGACTTCAGATGTTGCCTTTTTACTCATGCAGGCTGTAGCGAGGAAGGCAAGCTATAATTTCCAGAAAGTAAAAAATGGCAATTGGGGAAGTTTTGATCCGTTACATGCCCTGGGGCAGGAATTGTATGGAAAAACATTGGGCATCTTCGGATTGGGAAGAATAGGCTTTGAAATGGCTAAAAAATCAAAGCATGCTTTTGACATGAACATTATCTATCACAACCGAAACCGAAATGAAGAAGCAGAAAAAGAACTGGGAGCAATATACGTGTCCTTTGAAGAATTAATTACAAGTTCTGACGTGTTGAGCATTCATGCTAGTTTTACGCCTGAACATAAAGAACTTTTCAACGAAGAAGTCTTTAAAAAAATGAAATCCAATGCTATTTTTGTGAACACTGCCCGGGGTGGATTTCAAAACCAAAAAGATTTGTATCAGGCATTAACTGATGGCACGATCTGGGGGGCAGGCCTGGATGTAACCAATCCGGAACCTATGTCTTCTGACGATCCTATGCTGGAACTTTCAAATGTTTGTGTGTTACCTCATATAGGATCTGCCACCATGGAAGCGAGAAACGGAATGGCAAGACTTGCCGCAGAAAACCTGATAGCATTTTCCAGGGGTGAGAAGATGCCGTATTGTGCCAATCCGGAAGTTTATTCCCACCATTCATAG
- a CDS encoding class A extended-spectrum beta-lactamase CIA-1 yields the protein MKKITFLLLMVSAFATAQKSVLDEKISAVIKDKKATVGVSVLGFENAFKYSKNGDKKLPLLSVFKFHLACAVLDMADKGKFSTDQKFLIKKSDLLENTWSPLREKFPEGNIELSLGEIITYTVAQSDNNTCDFLLRLIGGPQVVQHFMDSKGAKDLQIKYNEDDMHRDWKNQYGNESSTNATVSLLKKFYDGKLLTKKSTDFLMQIMLGTTTGTNKIVEQLPKSTPVAHKTGSSGKPDNILTVAENDMGIITLPNGKHYAIAVFVSNSTETEKVNTRMVSDISKIVWDNFNK from the coding sequence ATGAAAAAAATAACATTTCTTTTACTGATGGTTTCTGCCTTTGCTACTGCACAGAAATCCGTACTTGACGAAAAAATCAGTGCTGTTATAAAAGATAAAAAAGCGACCGTAGGAGTTTCTGTTTTGGGTTTTGAGAATGCTTTCAAGTACAGTAAAAACGGAGATAAGAAACTGCCGTTACTCAGTGTTTTTAAATTTCACCTGGCCTGTGCTGTATTGGATATGGCAGATAAAGGTAAATTTTCAACAGATCAGAAGTTTTTAATAAAAAAATCAGATCTATTGGAAAATACATGGTCTCCGCTACGCGAAAAATTTCCGGAAGGAAATATTGAACTTTCTTTAGGAGAAATTATCACGTACACAGTTGCTCAAAGTGATAACAATACCTGTGATTTTCTTTTAAGATTGATAGGCGGTCCTCAGGTTGTTCAGCACTTCATGGATTCTAAAGGAGCAAAAGACCTTCAGATCAAATATAATGAGGACGACATGCACAGGGACTGGAAAAACCAATATGGGAACGAAAGCAGCACCAATGCGACTGTCTCACTATTGAAAAAATTCTATGATGGTAAGCTTCTTACAAAAAAATCGACGGATTTCCTGATGCAGATTATGTTGGGAACTACAACAGGAACCAATAAAATCGTTGAACAGTTACCCAAAAGTACGCCTGTTGCTCATAAAACGGGTTCTTCCGGAAAGCCGGACAATATACTTACTGTTGCAGAAAATGATATGGGGATTATTACCCTTCCTAACGGAAAGCATTATGCAATCGCTGTATTTGTAAGCAATTCAACGGAAACAGAAAAGGTAAATACAAGGATGGTTTCTGATATTTCAAAGATCGTTTGGGATAATTTTAATAAATAA
- a CDS encoding protein-L-isoaspartate(D-aspartate) O-methyltransferase has product MHDSFVHKGKRKILVEYLRHRIGISDENVLRAMSEVPRHLFIESIFEDFAYEDRAFPILAHQTISHPSTVAEQSELLQVKAGEKVLEIGTGCGYQTAVLLTMKAHVYTVERQKDLFDFSKKKLRELHLFPKFQSFGDGFAGLPTFAPFDKIIVTCGASTLPTELLKQLNIGGKMVIPLGPTDEQVLFRFTKIGPTEFEKEEFGAYKFVPMLGNTNQ; this is encoded by the coding sequence ATGCATGATTCGTTTGTACATAAAGGAAAAAGAAAGATTTTAGTTGAATATCTTCGACACAGAATTGGAATTTCGGATGAAAATGTACTTCGGGCAATGAGTGAAGTTCCGAGACACCTTTTTATCGAAAGTATTTTTGAAGATTTTGCTTACGAGGATCGGGCATTCCCGATTCTGGCACACCAGACCATCTCACACCCTTCCACGGTGGCAGAGCAGTCCGAGTTGTTGCAGGTAAAAGCCGGGGAAAAAGTACTGGAAATAGGAACGGGTTGCGGATACCAGACAGCTGTGTTGCTTACGATGAAAGCTCATGTTTATACGGTGGAAAGACAGAAAGATTTATTTGATTTTTCGAAGAAAAAACTGCGTGAACTCCATTTATTTCCAAAATTTCAAAGTTTTGGTGACGGTTTTGCGGGACTGCCGACGTTCGCTCCTTTTGATAAAATCATCGTCACCTGTGGGGCTTCCACATTACCTACAGAGCTATTGAAACAATTGAATATAGGAGGGAAAATGGTAATTCCGCTGGGTCCTACCGACGAACAGGTATTATTCAGATTTACCAAAATAGGACCTACCGAATTTGAAAAAGAAGAATTCGGAGCTTATAAATTCGTTCCTATGCTGGGAAATACAAACCAGTAG
- a CDS encoding META domain-containing protein, with amino-acid sequence MKNLFLSICAAAVLASCGSMTSPSASKVGKAQPALVNTKWTLADNVKGKIPTLNIEGEKITGNAGCNNYFGTAKIDPSTGGFSAGQMGSTKMMCNNIGVEQNFMDMMGKANKYVISGNTLELYKDNLLLLKFTKSE; translated from the coding sequence ATGAAAAATCTTTTTTTAAGTATATGTGCAGCAGCAGTATTGGCATCTTGTGGATCTATGACAAGCCCTTCTGCGTCTAAAGTAGGAAAAGCCCAGCCTGCGCTTGTTAATACAAAATGGACATTGGCTGACAATGTAAAAGGTAAAATCCCAACATTGAATATTGAAGGAGAAAAGATAACAGGTAATGCCGGTTGTAACAACTATTTCGGAACTGCTAAAATAGATCCGTCTACAGGAGGGTTCTCTGCAGGGCAGATGGGTTCTACAAAAATGATGTGTAACAATATCGGAGTAGAGCAGAACTTTATGGATATGATGGGAAAGGCAAATAAATATGTAATTTCCGGAAATACCCTAGAGTTGTACAAAGACAATCTTCTACTATTGAAATTTACAAAATCTGAATAA
- a CDS encoding MBL fold metallo-hydrolase, producing MEIQKLNWAGIKLTSHGKIVLIDAVEDFSYYKPVLGDAVEDLIEFSAEIQADYILFTHLHLDHFDRGVVEKCLKKDGKLIVYSGLEPFVRKHLDQVEMVVLDLDETFTEHQITFKPVFAMDGVGEIQSSWIVKDGTTAIFHGGNTIWHSQFWKLGKENPTIDYAFLPVNGVVVNFEIIGLEYSPVPASLNLKEAFAAAHLLHAKYLVPIHYGLFAHEKCYIPQLFDDGDLQEISEEIGQEYLLLKDGEILPHS from the coding sequence ATGGAAATACAAAAGTTAAACTGGGCGGGAATAAAGCTCACTTCTCACGGTAAAATTGTTCTAATAGATGCCGTGGAAGACTTCTCATATTATAAACCCGTCCTGGGTGATGCGGTAGAAGATCTCATTGAATTTTCTGCAGAGATACAGGCAGATTATATCCTGTTTACCCATTTACATTTAGATCATTTTGATCGAGGAGTTGTCGAAAAATGCCTGAAAAAAGACGGGAAATTGATTGTATATTCCGGACTGGAGCCCTTTGTCAGAAAACATCTGGATCAGGTTGAAATGGTTGTTTTGGATTTGGATGAAACCTTTACCGAACATCAGATCACCTTTAAGCCGGTTTTTGCGATGGACGGTGTCGGCGAAATACAATCTTCCTGGATTGTAAAAGACGGAACAACTGCCATTTTTCATGGTGGTAATACCATTTGGCACAGCCAGTTCTGGAAGTTGGGAAAAGAAAACCCCACTATTGATTACGCATTTTTACCGGTTAACGGAGTGGTTGTCAACTTTGAAATTATAGGATTAGAATACAGTCCGGTTCCGGCTTCTCTTAATCTGAAAGAAGCTTTTGCTGCAGCTCATTTACTGCACGCGAAATATCTGGTTCCAATTCATTATGGACTGTTTGCCCACGAAAAATGCTACATTCCCCAGTTGTTTGATGATGGGGATTTGCAGGAAATTTCGGAAGAGATAGGGCAAGAGTATCTCCTTTTAAAGGATGGGGAAATTTTACCTCATTCATAG
- a CDS encoding prevent-host-death protein: MDTNRFKSSHDFSNVQKNLHNNPGYSVESYSQQVKDYLSEMKGKNQEATKQGFMSHAQKSAKEVWEEIQEMASDAWDKHKKHSGEEK; the protein is encoded by the coding sequence ATGGATACGAATAGATTCAAATCGTCACACGATTTTAGTAATGTTCAGAAAAATTTGCATAATAACCCCGGATATAGTGTAGAAAGCTATTCTCAACAGGTAAAAGATTATCTCAGCGAGATGAAGGGGAAGAATCAGGAAGCGACAAAACAAGGGTTTATGAGCCATGCCCAAAAATCAGCAAAAGAAGTATGGGAAGAAATTCAGGAGATGGCCTCAGATGCCTGGGATAAACATAAAAAACATTCAGGTGAAGAAAAATAA
- a CDS encoding sigma-70 family RNA polymerase sigma factor: protein MSSLEKEFLEKIEKHKGVVFKISKMYMDNKDDQNDLYQEIIYQAWKSYGGFQKRSDFSTWLYRTALNTAIVFLRSEKKRSFIQNQNIDGLSSQQEPYNDTDDVNMKLMYEAIHQLSPIDKALIFFFLEDFPGKEMACQLGISEVNARVKLKRAKARLKEIIVKQRTDSN from the coding sequence ATGTCTTCACTGGAAAAAGAATTTTTAGAGAAAATTGAAAAGCACAAAGGTGTTGTTTTCAAGATCTCTAAAATGTATATGGATAATAAGGACGACCAGAATGATCTCTATCAGGAGATTATTTACCAGGCCTGGAAATCATACGGTGGTTTTCAAAAGAGGAGTGATTTCTCAACATGGTTATACAGAACTGCACTGAATACTGCAATTGTTTTCTTAAGAAGTGAAAAAAAGCGTAGTTTTATACAAAATCAGAATATTGATGGGTTGAGTTCCCAACAAGAACCTTACAATGATACTGATGATGTAAATATGAAGCTTATGTATGAAGCCATCCACCAGCTAAGCCCTATTGATAAGGCGCTGATTTTCTTCTTTCTTGAAGATTTTCCGGGAAAGGAGATGGCCTGTCAGCTGGGAATCTCCGAAGTCAATGCCAGAGTAAAATTAAAAAGGGCAAAAGCCAGGCTTAAAGAGATTATCGTAAAACAGAGAACTGATTCAAACTAA
- a CDS encoding 3-hydroxybutyryl-CoA dehydrogenase, giving the protein MKNIVVIGAGTMGNGIAHTFAQSGFKVNLVDVSQEALDRGLKTITTNLDRIIAKGNLTEEQKAETLGNITTFTALNDAAGSADLIVEAATENLDLKLKIFGQMDELAPAGCILATNTSSISITKIAAATKRADKVIGMHFMNPVPIMKLVEIIKGYSTSKETFNAIYEMSKTLGKVPVEVNDYPGFVANRILMPMINESIETLYNGVAGVEEIDTVMKLGMAHPMGPLQLADFIGLDVCLAILNVMYDGFKNPKYAPNPLLVNMVTAGKLGVKSGEGFYDYSESKKAEKVSKMFLN; this is encoded by the coding sequence ATCAAAAACATTGTAGTTATCGGAGCGGGAACCATGGGGAATGGTATAGCACATACGTTCGCACAAAGCGGTTTTAAAGTAAATCTGGTAGATGTATCTCAGGAAGCTTTAGACAGAGGCTTAAAAACCATTACGACCAACCTTGACAGAATAATTGCAAAGGGAAACCTTACTGAAGAGCAAAAAGCAGAAACATTAGGAAATATTACCACGTTTACAGCATTGAATGATGCCGCAGGATCAGCAGATCTTATTGTAGAAGCTGCTACTGAAAACCTGGATCTGAAGCTGAAAATCTTCGGACAGATGGATGAACTGGCTCCTGCAGGCTGCATCCTTGCTACCAATACTTCTTCCATCTCTATCACTAAAATTGCTGCTGCCACAAAAAGAGCAGATAAAGTAATCGGAATGCACTTTATGAATCCGGTTCCTATCATGAAACTGGTAGAAATCATCAAAGGATATTCTACTTCTAAAGAAACTTTCAACGCCATTTACGAAATGAGTAAAACCTTAGGAAAGGTACCTGTTGAAGTAAATGACTATCCTGGTTTCGTTGCCAACAGAATATTAATGCCTATGATCAACGAATCTATCGAGACACTTTACAATGGTGTTGCCGGTGTAGAAGAGATCGACACGGTAATGAAATTGGGAATGGCTCATCCGATGGGACCACTTCAATTGGCTGATTTCATTGGTCTTGATGTATGTCTTGCGATTTTGAACGTGATGTACGACGGCTTCAAAAATCCTAAATACGCTCCGAACCCATTGCTTGTAAACATGGTGACAGCAGGAAAACTGGGAGTAAAATCAGGGGAAGGATTCTATGATTATTCAGAAAGTAAAAAAGCTGAAAAAGTTTCAAAAATGTTTTTGAACTGA
- a CDS encoding DUF559 domain-containing protein: MKEILTTINGIPIVRNFVENLPYSPHLKSLLKGKRKARILGEVLFWKEVRAGIFYKIDFDRQRIIGNYIVDFYVKTLGLVIEIDDSNHDEKQDYDVVRQKYLESLGLLVFSIDDYEVRNNMNRVMKELEAFIILHYGTTPSSKIE; encoded by the coding sequence ATGAAAGAAATCCTCACTACTATTAATGGAATCCCCATTGTCCGAAACTTTGTAGAAAATTTACCCTACAGTCCCCATTTAAAATCATTGCTAAAAGGAAAACGTAAAGCCCGGATTCTAGGCGAAGTATTATTCTGGAAAGAAGTCAGAGCAGGGATATTCTATAAAATTGATTTTGACAGACAAAGAATTATCGGAAATTATATTGTTGACTTTTATGTGAAGACATTAGGATTAGTCATTGAAATTGATGATTCAAACCATGATGAAAAACAAGACTATGATGTTGTAAGACAAAAATACCTTGAATCTTTAGGGTTATTAGTATTCAGCATTGATGATTATGAGGTGCGAAATAATATGAATAGAGTAATGAAAGAGCTGGAGGCATTTATTATTCTGCACTATGGAACCACCCCGTCTTCAAAAATTGAATAA
- a CDS encoding Crp/Fnr family transcriptional regulator, with protein sequence MIFPDHKAYLVEDGLVRKYYISHSSDIEIEICAEFYFPGDIFTVGEKGSEAIYESISNGLAWEITLDEVKEMFAVNPECRFVQNYYLSRKLHAAMKREMLLLKNTPQDLYEYLLNHKPHYIQNIPLKYLASYIGVTPISLSRIRKRIT encoded by the coding sequence ATGATATTTCCGGACCATAAAGCCTATCTTGTTGAAGATGGGCTTGTCCGTAAATATTATATCAGTCATTCTTCAGATATTGAGATAGAAATATGTGCGGAGTTTTACTTTCCGGGTGATATTTTTACTGTCGGAGAAAAAGGTTCTGAGGCGATTTATGAATCGATAAGCAATGGTCTTGCCTGGGAAATTACGCTCGATGAGGTCAAAGAAATGTTTGCTGTTAATCCCGAATGCCGCTTTGTTCAGAACTATTATTTAAGCAGAAAATTGCATGCTGCCATGAAGCGCGAGATGCTTTTACTTAAAAACACCCCACAGGATCTGTATGAATATCTTTTGAATCATAAGCCACACTATATTCAGAATATTCCCCTGAAATATCTGGCTTCATATATTGGGGTAACCCCTATTTCTTTAAGCCGGATCAGAAAAAGGATTACTTGA
- the tpx gene encoding thiol peroxidase: protein MFSKIIFSTLFWVSAFGFAQNTKASPNTVLMRGETVRTYSKLPALNKPAPKFTLTDVNMNDQTLESYKGRYVILNIFPSVDTGVCSASVHHFNEDAANLPNTVVLCISKDLPFAQKRFCGAEGIENVVMLSDFRSDFGWNYGVEMIDSPMKGLLSRAVVVIDPSGNIIYEEQVPDISQEPNYEAAIKAVKM, encoded by the coding sequence ATGTTTTCAAAAATAATTTTCAGTACTCTGTTTTGGGTATCGGCATTCGGTTTCGCCCAAAATACCAAAGCAAGTCCTAACACGGTTTTAATGAGAGGAGAAACTGTACGCACCTATTCAAAATTACCGGCACTTAATAAACCGGCTCCCAAGTTTACCCTGACAGACGTCAATATGAATGATCAGACTCTTGAATCGTACAAAGGGAGATATGTTATTCTCAATATCTTTCCAAGTGTGGACACGGGTGTCTGCTCTGCATCGGTTCATCATTTTAATGAAGATGCCGCCAATCTTCCCAACACGGTGGTTCTGTGTATTTCGAAGGATTTACCTTTCGCTCAAAAAAGATTTTGCGGGGCTGAAGGTATAGAAAATGTGGTGATGCTCTCAGACTTCCGTTCTGACTTCGGATGGAACTACGGGGTAGAAATGATTGACTCTCCAATGAAAGGTCTTCTGAGCAGAGCTGTGGTGGTAATTGATCCATCAGGAAACATCATCTATGAGGAACAGGTACCTGACATTTCACAGGAACCTAACTATGAAGCAGCTATCAAAGCGGTAAAAATGTAA